In one Hemiscyllium ocellatum isolate sHemOce1 chromosome 29, sHemOce1.pat.X.cur, whole genome shotgun sequence genomic region, the following are encoded:
- the bsx gene encoding brain-specific homeobox protein homolog, translated as MNLNFTSPIQQVSVQRPTSFFIEDILLHKPKPLREAPPVSFASSLASRVPLLEYGYPIVPTPTILAPHPHHPLHKPEHHHPYFLTSPGMHMPALFQHPPELPGKHCRRRKARTVFSDSQLSGLEKRFEIQRYLSTPERVELASALSLSETQVKTWFQNRRMKHKKQLRKTRDDHGQKSSPAGERCLESSVNEAALNQKTSSDIKPLSSQNAFVLEDREDDVDIIEDDDICSADHIM; from the exons ATGAATCTGAATTTCACATCCCCGATTCAACAAGTTTCTGTCCAACGGCCAACGTCTTTCTTCATCGAAGACATTTTACTGCACAAACCCAAGCCATTGAGGGAAGCCCCTCCCGTCTCCTTCGCCAGTTCCTTGGCATCCCGCGTCCCTTTGCTAGAGTATGGATACCCTATCGTGCCAACCCCGACCATACTGGCACCTCATCCACACCACCCACTCCACAAGCCGGAGCATCATCACCCATACTTTCTCACTTCGCCTG GTATGCATATGCCGGCTCTATTCCAACACCCCCCGGAGCTCCCAGGCAAACACTGCAGGCGGAGGAAAGCGAGGACCGTCTTCTCGGATTCACAGCTCTCAGGCCTGGAGAAACGGTTCGAGATTCAGCGTTACCTGTCAACCCCAGAGAGGGTGGAACTGGCGTCGGCACTCAGTCTCTCGGAGACCCAG GTCAAAACATGGTTTCAGAACCGACGGATGAAACATAAAAAACAACTAAGAAAGACTCGGGATGATCATGGTCAGAAAAGCTCTCCCGCCGGGGAGCGTTGCCTGGAGTCCAGCGTCAACGAGGCGGCGTTAAACCAGAAAACTTCCTCAGACATAAAGCCCTTAAGCAGCCAGAACGCCTTTGTGTTGGAGGACCGTGAAGATGATGTGGATATAATAGAAGATGATGATATTTGTTCTGCCGATCacataatgtaa